The following proteins are encoded in a genomic region of Bacteroidota bacterium:
- a CDS encoding DUF2061 domain-containing protein: MAKNIHKDYHESHWRSIVKAITWRVIASVTTFTITYFVYLHIAKAEIPAEIIDKALREEIRQQAKNDALKSAMNIAVSVMIIELFSKLFLYYLHERIWQSVNAGWIKKYNRTRRINKIRKKRLQENN; encoded by the coding sequence ATGGCAAAAAACATACACAAAGATTACCATGAATCGCATTGGAGAAGTATAGTAAAAGCAATTACATGGAGAGTTATTGCATCAGTTACTACTTTTACTATTACTTATTTTGTATATTTACATATTGCAAAAGCAGAAATTCCTGCGGAGATTATTGATAAAGCATTACGTGAAGAAATTCGTCAACAGGCAAAAAATGATGCTTTAAAATCTGCCATGAATATTGCGGTATCAGTTATGATTATCGAATTATTCTCAAAACTTTTTCTTTATTATTTACACGAAAGAATATGGCAATCGGTAAATGCAGGATGGATAAAAAAATACAATCGCACACGAAGAATTAATAAAATCCGCAAAAAAAGACTTCAGGAAAATAATTAG